The following proteins are co-located in the Desulfatitalea tepidiphila genome:
- a CDS encoding CHC2 zinc finger domain-containing protein — protein sequence MGKALSLSYQQREEIARKLFQVRSVRGPELHGLCPYHEDSNPSFSYNVEKDVFNCLACGVGGDLIKLWSKAAGTGNLTDDFKAFCRQYGIALEGRGRRQDGDAPLKKKAPRSSGDKPVAPADLARAWEGMGTRKVQTMLWGEANGDEAF from the coding sequence ATGGGCAAGGCGCTGAGTTTATCGTACCAGCAGCGGGAAGAGATCGCCCGCAAGCTCTTCCAGGTCCGGTCGGTGCGCGGACCGGAGCTCCACGGCCTATGCCCCTATCATGAAGATTCCAATCCGTCGTTTTCGTACAACGTCGAAAAGGATGTCTTTAACTGCCTGGCCTGCGGGGTCGGCGGGGATCTGATCAAGCTGTGGTCCAAGGCGGCCGGCACCGGGAACTTGACCGACGACTTCAAGGCGTTTTGCCGGCAGTACGGCATCGCGCTCGAGGGCCGCGGCAGGCGTCAAGACGGCGACGCCCCCCTCAAGAAGAAAGCCCCCCGGTCCTCCGGGGACAAGCCGGTCGCGCCGGCCGACCTGGCCCGGGCCTGGGAGGGCATGGGGACCCGCAAGGTGCAGACCATGCTCTGGGGCGAGGCGAACGGCGATGAAGCTTTTTGA
- a CDS encoding tyrosine-type recombinase/integrase has translation MGGSIYFEADRGRWVVSWRAGQVGKAVKIRRYKREFMACTHYDKDGRPDLRRCNGYKTAVKLRSLIQARWEQYLDGKCEFRLEEFTGELWSDVIEFYKEWMRDDVMPKRKPATIHCYESYFRNWIEPFFKANPMRLHEIKHDTLNKLMATIELEPKGRLNVMMAVRAMLGYAWRCERIPRIPPFPRREQYGIVQRIPEWLTHQERDKVLAEIPPEHLPVFQWLNMHYRRPGEACALYKTDYDQINNAFWIRRTLSKRQVVQATKTWKEHYVPCDSDFTDIARHLLKQDTDSPYLFVNARARRDHRRYTLESLRKVWYAACDAAGVRRIWVYRGCKHTSCTHFLEAGGTIDELQMLTGHARRDSLRHYAEITLARKRELMERNKRMRQG, from the coding sequence ATGGGCGGATCAATCTATTTCGAGGCCGACCGGGGCCGGTGGGTGGTCTCCTGGAGGGCCGGCCAGGTCGGCAAGGCGGTGAAAATCAGGCGCTACAAGCGCGAGTTCATGGCATGCACCCACTACGACAAGGATGGCCGGCCGGACCTGCGGCGATGCAATGGCTACAAGACGGCCGTCAAACTCCGATCGCTGATCCAGGCCCGCTGGGAGCAATACCTCGACGGCAAGTGCGAGTTCCGCCTCGAGGAGTTCACCGGCGAGCTGTGGTCCGACGTGATCGAGTTCTACAAGGAGTGGATGCGCGACGATGTCATGCCGAAACGAAAACCGGCCACGATCCACTGCTACGAGAGCTATTTCCGCAACTGGATCGAACCCTTTTTCAAGGCGAATCCAATGCGTCTGCACGAGATCAAGCACGACACGCTCAACAAGCTCATGGCCACCATCGAGCTCGAGCCCAAGGGCCGGCTCAACGTGATGATGGCCGTTCGCGCCATGCTCGGCTACGCCTGGCGCTGCGAGCGCATTCCGCGCATCCCGCCCTTTCCCAGGCGCGAGCAATACGGCATCGTTCAGAGGATCCCGGAATGGCTGACGCACCAGGAGCGCGACAAGGTCCTGGCCGAGATACCGCCCGAGCACCTTCCGGTGTTCCAGTGGCTCAACATGCACTATCGCCGGCCGGGGGAGGCCTGCGCGCTGTACAAGACCGATTACGATCAGATCAACAATGCCTTCTGGATCCGGCGCACCCTGTCCAAGCGCCAGGTCGTGCAGGCCACCAAGACCTGGAAGGAGCACTACGTGCCCTGCGACAGCGATTTCACGGACATTGCCAGGCACCTGTTAAAGCAGGACACCGATAGCCCCTACCTGTTCGTCAACGCCCGGGCGCGCCGGGATCACCGGCGCTATACGCTCGAGTCGTTACGCAAGGTCTGGTACGCGGCCTGCGATGCCGCCGGAGTGAGAAGGATATGGGTCTATCGCGGATGCAAGCACACCAGCTGCACCCACTTCCTGGAGGCGGGGGGAACGATCGACGAACTGCAGATGCTGACGGGTCACGCCAGGCGCGATTCATTGCGGCATTATGCCGAAATTACCTTGGCGAGAAAACGTGAATTGATGGAGCGCAACAAACGAATGAGGCAGGGATGA
- a CDS encoding helix-turn-helix transcriptional regulator → MKTQNQVAQAAGTTQPYISNILNGRRRPSWKLAKRLAQVTCTEPQLWLDGTPDEIRAALSDLYRGACCPEKFETGAKRTPGQGG, encoded by the coding sequence ATGAAAACACAAAACCAAGTAGCCCAGGCCGCAGGCACCACACAGCCGTACATTTCAAACATTCTGAATGGGCGTCGCCGACCATCCTGGAAGCTTGCCAAACGCCTGGCCCAGGTGACCTGCACTGAACCGCAGCTCTGGCTCGACGGCACGCCCGATGAGATCAGGGCCGCTCTTTCAGATCTTTACCGGGGGGCTTGTTGCCCAGAAAAGTTCGAAACAGGCGCAAAACGAACCCCAGGCCAAGGGGGATGA
- a CDS encoding ImmA/IrrE family metallo-endopeptidase, which produces MIYTAIKTLEKRWPLFNREPLTKAHCLKLLEEMGVIALEDRQVPEAMALWYQKKAFVIYNPHLSDSDLVLNIGHELGHFALGHIKSTRLPILSRIFSKTIEEKDAGIIGFLMWAPTAELCRMYDKGRLNIEELYRYVKFRDGDIEEDKALRLCHSRIRIFNGLQRTLRQLRMPVQFRVPPYFGI; this is translated from the coding sequence ATGATCTACACTGCTATCAAAACGCTTGAAAAGCGCTGGCCACTGTTCAACCGGGAACCTCTCACAAAAGCGCACTGCCTCAAATTGCTCGAAGAGATGGGCGTCATCGCGCTTGAGGACAGGCAGGTGCCGGAAGCGATGGCCTTGTGGTACCAAAAAAAGGCCTTCGTGATCTACAATCCCCATCTGAGCGACAGCGACCTTGTGCTGAACATCGGGCATGAGCTCGGCCACTTCGCTCTCGGCCACATCAAATCCACCCGCCTGCCGATACTATCGCGCATATTCAGCAAAACCATAGAAGAAAAAGATGCCGGCATCATCGGATTTCTCATGTGGGCGCCGACCGCCGAGCTTTGCCGGATGTACGACAAGGGGCGGCTCAATATCGAGGAGCTCTACCGTTACGTCAAATTCAGGGACGGTGACATCGAGGAGGACAAGGCGCTACGGCTGTGCCACAGCCGTATCCGGATTTTCAACGGATTGCAGCGAACCCTCCGGCAGCTCAGGATGCCGGTGCAATTCCGCGTGCCGCCGTATTTTGGGATCTAA
- a CDS encoding type I restriction endonuclease produces the protein MSFDEKIAALIQRLPKLTDHLQTEEATKNALVMPFIAALGYDVFNPKEVVPEFTADIGTKRGEKVDYAIMRDGETIILFECKKANSDLSQECMSQLYRYFSVTKARIAILTNGIQYKFFSDLEETNRMDNKPFLELDLSNPKSNALFEVKKMAKEDFDLDRMLSTASELKYTSEIKKVIQIQSESPDEEFVRFFFQRVIPSSRFTSTYRELFTPLVAKAFHQFLSDKVSDRLRYALENENVTTENVPEVASESGQESTRNDIVTTDEELDGWNIVRAICAKKVVPSRIMHRDTKSYMGILLDDNNRKPICRLWFNSKNKYLGVFDVNKVETRIPIESTVDIYQHADKILEILTTYIK, from the coding sequence ATGAGCTTCGATGAAAAAATTGCAGCATTGATCCAGAGGCTTCCAAAATTGACAGACCACCTACAGACTGAAGAAGCCACCAAGAACGCTCTTGTCATGCCCTTCATTGCTGCCCTTGGCTATGATGTTTTTAATCCCAAGGAGGTCGTTCCAGAATTCACTGCTGATATTGGTACTAAAAGGGGGGAAAAAGTTGATTATGCAATAATGCGAGATGGAGAGACCATCATATTATTCGAATGCAAAAAGGCAAATAGTGACCTTTCCCAAGAATGCATGAGCCAGCTTTATCGTTACTTTAGCGTAACAAAAGCGCGCATTGCCATTTTAACGAATGGAATCCAATACAAATTTTTTTCTGATCTAGAAGAAACTAATAGGATGGATAACAAGCCATTTTTAGAACTTGACCTTTCCAACCCAAAATCTAATGCCCTGTTCGAGGTCAAAAAAATGGCAAAAGAGGATTTTGACCTTGATCGCATGCTCAGTACTGCAAGTGAGCTCAAATATACCTCCGAGATTAAAAAGGTTATTCAAATTCAATCAGAGTCCCCCGATGAAGAGTTTGTAAGGTTCTTTTTTCAGCGGGTAATTCCAAGCAGCAGATTTACATCCACTTACAGAGAACTATTTACCCCGTTGGTGGCAAAGGCTTTTCATCAGTTTCTTAGCGATAAGGTAAGCGACCGACTCCGTTACGCTCTGGAAAATGAAAATGTAACAACTGAAAACGTTCCAGAGGTAGCTTCTGAATCAGGCCAGGAATCGACACGAAATGACATAGTTACTACTGATGAAGAACTGGATGGCTGGAATATAGTGAGGGCAATCTGCGCAAAAAAAGTTGTTCCCTCACGAATCATGCACAGAGACACCAAATCCTATATGGGCATTCTGCTTGACGATAATAACAGGAAGCCAATTTGTCGATTGTGGTTTAACAGCAAAAACAAATATCTCGGCGTTTTCGATGTTAACAAAGTTGAAACAAGAATCCCGATCGAGTCAACCGTTGATATTTATCAACATGCTGACAAAATTCTTGAAATTTTAACAACATATATAAAATAA
- a CDS encoding P-loop ATPase, Sll1717 family, translated as MVVSKYCEYKKGQCEDLLPKNQTLNGFFIYPSTPAHLSQTVLSAVRDLQKHSSAASWKSWEDLLTTGQIIFCKICDAINSSDFVVANITTLNFNVLFEIGYAIGMGKPVVPVRDTSFNKDKEIFEELGIFDVLGYEDFQNSQQLRKIVTRKDSFTPIKESTHAIDDSQPTFLLRSPYNSDGSVKLISSLKKSALFRFRTYDPNETTRLSLYEAIRQVSHSKAVIAHLIDVNRDGAQTHNALCAFVSGLAMAKGKHVLMLQEGYTIQPIDYRDVMVIYQDHNAIPNIINKFVREVSESLYYKPELTGTPIKGLLEKINIGNIAAENEIRSLRQYFVKTPQFLQTRSGNTRLVVGRKGSGKTAIFYGVRNDVLNNKNAIVLDLKPEGHHFTKLKEFVIDNLSEGLQLHTLTSFWNYLILLELSKKILENKRGSAWQDPRSLKNYDNLKFEFEKHQYDSGGDFSERILALVEKIVNAYPKELQGKLKSPDITRMIYQSEVKELNDLVIGHIKDKEEVWLLFDNIDKGWSMKGATEADIAIVRSLLNATRKIQRQLESNDVNFNSVVFLRKDICDLLVEHTPDRGKESIANLDWSDQILLEELVRKRFVATEGIIDTNFRDIWQKLFEVHVGGMESFRYILERSFYHPRSVLNFITKCIQTAISREHNRVTEDDILFAEKGYSEDEFNNLKYEIRDVFPKYPKLIQLFIGKEPSISRDDIELIFLDSNVQSENIDEIIDILLWFSFLGVKFGDEVKYSFELAYDIEKLKIYLPNIESSKKAFYVHPAFHRALDIAP; from the coding sequence ATGGTCGTATCTAAGTATTGCGAATACAAGAAAGGCCAATGTGAGGATTTACTACCTAAGAATCAGACATTAAACGGTTTCTTTATCTATCCAAGCACCCCAGCTCACTTATCCCAAACAGTTTTATCAGCTGTGCGAGATTTACAAAAGCATTCATCAGCTGCTTCTTGGAAATCCTGGGAAGACCTCCTAACGACTGGACAAATAATTTTTTGCAAGATCTGTGATGCAATCAATAGCTCAGATTTTGTCGTAGCAAACATAACGACTTTAAATTTTAATGTCTTATTTGAAATTGGCTATGCAATTGGCATGGGTAAGCCCGTAGTTCCAGTTAGAGATACTTCTTTTAATAAGGATAAAGAGATATTTGAAGAATTAGGAATTTTTGACGTACTAGGATATGAAGATTTTCAAAACAGTCAACAATTACGGAAAATTGTAACTAGAAAAGATTCATTTACGCCCATAAAAGAATCCACTCACGCAATTGATGATAGCCAACCTACTTTCCTTCTAAGGAGCCCCTATAATTCTGATGGAAGTGTAAAACTGATTTCTTCCCTAAAAAAATCTGCTTTATTTAGATTCCGAACTTATGACCCAAATGAGACAACGCGATTATCTTTATATGAAGCCATAAGACAGGTTAGCCATTCAAAAGCTGTAATTGCGCATCTAATTGACGTAAATCGAGACGGAGCTCAGACACACAACGCTTTGTGCGCCTTTGTTAGCGGACTGGCGATGGCAAAAGGTAAACATGTACTTATGTTGCAGGAAGGGTATACGATTCAGCCAATTGATTATCGTGATGTTATGGTGATTTATCAGGATCATAATGCCATTCCTAATATTATCAACAAATTTGTCAGAGAAGTTTCAGAATCACTTTATTATAAACCTGAATTGACGGGTACTCCAATAAAAGGACTCTTAGAAAAAATAAATATAGGAAATATTGCAGCTGAAAATGAAATAAGGTCGCTAAGGCAGTATTTCGTAAAAACTCCACAGTTTCTTCAAACTAGGTCAGGAAATACAAGATTAGTTGTAGGACGAAAAGGATCTGGCAAAACAGCCATATTTTATGGCGTTAGAAATGATGTCCTTAACAATAAAAATGCAATAGTTCTGGATTTAAAACCAGAAGGACACCATTTTACGAAACTCAAAGAGTTTGTAATTGATAATTTGAGCGAAGGATTGCAGTTGCACACATTGACATCGTTCTGGAACTATCTGATCCTTTTGGAGCTTTCAAAAAAGATTCTTGAAAACAAACGCGGTAGTGCATGGCAGGATCCGCGAAGTTTAAAAAATTACGATAACTTGAAATTTGAATTTGAAAAGCATCAGTATGATTCTGGTGGGGATTTCTCTGAACGCATTCTCGCACTTGTCGAAAAAATTGTTAATGCATATCCTAAAGAACTGCAGGGAAAACTTAAGTCCCCAGACATAACCCGTATGATATATCAATCTGAGGTAAAAGAATTAAATGACTTGGTGATTGGGCACATAAAAGACAAAGAAGAAGTTTGGCTATTATTTGATAATATTGATAAGGGCTGGTCTATGAAGGGGGCAACAGAAGCAGATATAGCCATAGTTAGAAGCTTATTAAATGCCACTAGAAAAATACAACGTCAATTAGAATCAAACGATGTGAATTTTAATAGTGTAGTTTTTCTGCGGAAAGATATTTGTGATCTTTTGGTTGAGCATACGCCAGATAGAGGTAAGGAATCAATTGCGAACCTCGATTGGTCTGATCAGATATTACTTGAGGAGCTGGTACGAAAAAGGTTTGTTGCAACGGAAGGAATAATAGATACAAATTTTAGGGATATTTGGCAAAAATTATTTGAGGTTCATGTTGGAGGAATGGAATCTTTTAGATATATTCTGGAAAGGTCATTTTACCATCCAAGGTCTGTTCTTAATTTCATAACAAAATGTATTCAAACGGCAATTAGCAGAGAGCATAATCGGGTTACTGAAGATGATATATTATTTGCGGAGAAAGGCTACTCTGAAGATGAATTTAATAACTTGAAGTATGAAATCAGAGACGTTTTCCCAAAATATCCTAAATTAATTCAGCTGTTCATTGGAAAAGAACCGAGTATTTCTAGAGATGACATAGAGTTAATTTTTCTGGACTCGAATGTGCAGTCTGAAAATATAGATGAGATTATAGATATTTTGCTATGGTTTTCGTTTTTAGGCGTGAAATTTGGTGATGAAGTTAAATATTCATTCGAATTGGCATATGATATTGAAAAATTAAAAATTTATTTACCAAATATAGAAAGTTCAAAGAAAGCATTTTATGTGCATCCTGCATTCCATCGTGCACTTGATATAGCTCCATAG
- a CDS encoding SOS response-associated peptidase → MCGRFVGFRNLEQLKPYFPIDEAIGGEAVANYNVAPTQEILAIVRHDGRNILDRYHWGLVPFWAKDKSIGYKMINARVETVASKPSFREAFKKRRCLIVADGFYEWAGKKGSRQPMYITLPDETPFAFAGLWEIWHDREKDGEAYRSCTIITRPAAGGIERLHDRMPVILSAQAYDPWLDPGNQDAALLGRLLEEKALTELTFHPVTREVNSVGHNDPSNLAPVQMEFGF, encoded by the coding sequence ATGTGCGGCCGTTTCGTAGGATTTCGGAACCTTGAGCAGCTCAAGCCATATTTCCCCATCGATGAAGCCATCGGCGGGGAGGCGGTGGCCAACTACAATGTGGCGCCCACCCAGGAGATCCTGGCTATCGTCAGGCACGACGGACGCAACATCCTGGACCGGTACCACTGGGGCCTGGTGCCCTTCTGGGCCAAGGACAAGTCCATCGGTTACAAGATGATCAACGCGCGGGTGGAAACCGTGGCCTCCAAGCCCAGCTTCCGGGAGGCCTTTAAAAAACGGCGCTGCCTGATCGTGGCCGACGGCTTTTACGAGTGGGCGGGCAAGAAGGGCAGCCGGCAGCCGATGTACATCACCCTGCCGGATGAAACGCCGTTTGCCTTTGCCGGGCTGTGGGAGATCTGGCACGACAGGGAAAAAGATGGGGAAGCCTATCGATCGTGCACGATCATCACCCGGCCGGCCGCGGGGGGCATAGAGCGGCTGCATGACCGCATGCCGGTGATACTGTCTGCCCAGGCCTACGATCCCTGGCTCGATCCCGGCAACCAGGATGCGGCGCTGCTGGGCCGGTTGCTGGAAGAAAAGGCGCTGACCGAATTGACGTTTCACCCCGTGACCCGGGAGGTGAACTCGGTCGGGCACAACGATCCTTCCAACCTTGCGCCGGTGCAGATGGAGTTCGGGTTTTAG
- a CDS encoding type II toxin-antitoxin system HicB family antitoxin: MREFSVIIEKDEDGYFVGTVPALRGCHTQARSLDVLMKRIKEAIELCLELQEPVSNEFIGVQKVAVNS, from the coding sequence ATGAGAGAGTTCAGCGTGATCATCGAAAAGGACGAGGATGGCTACTTTGTAGGCACCGTTCCGGCGCTCCGGGGTTGCCACACCCAGGCAAGGTCGCTGGATGTCCTGATGAAGCGGATCAAGGAGGCGATCGAGCTTTGCCTGGAGCTGCAAGAACCGGTTTCAAACGAGTTCATCGGCGTTCAAAAGGTGGCGGTCAATTCGTGA
- a CDS encoding type II toxin-antitoxin system HicA family toxin yields MTTVPSSTGSRLVRDLRKFGFEVVRAKGSQHFLQHADGRCTVVPIHKGETIGRGLLAQILRDCDLDGEELQKKL; encoded by the coding sequence GTGACCACAGTCCCATCGAGTACCGGCAGCCGGCTTGTCCGGGACTTGCGCAAATTCGGATTTGAAGTGGTGCGCGCCAAGGGCAGCCAGCATTTCCTTCAACACGCAGACGGCCGGTGCACGGTCGTTCCCATCCATAAAGGCGAGACCATCGGGCGTGGACTTCTTGCGCAAATATTGCGCGATTGCGACCTGGATGGAGAAGAGCTCCAAAAGAAATTATAA
- a CDS encoding DUF2793 domain-containing protein: MPGLRHVLRRPLRRVKTMAAQNDPNLNLFYGWDFRESGWKAGMDANLKKLGAVVHLSVISMETAAPPASPANGDRYIIPAGATGDWSAHAGEIAVRVAGAWEYHTPSFGWRAWVQDQNAEAVRGPSSWELVSRPQWVDPPASAADPGIPGQMAFDAGYLYLCVAADTWVRAAVAAWS; this comes from the coding sequence GTGCCGGGGCTACGGCATGTTCTACGGCGACCACTACGGAGAGTAAAAACCATGGCCGCACAAAACGACCCGAACCTGAACCTTTTTTACGGCTGGGACTTCCGCGAATCCGGCTGGAAGGCCGGCATGGACGCCAATCTAAAGAAACTCGGCGCCGTCGTCCACCTGTCGGTGATCAGCATGGAGACCGCCGCCCCGCCGGCCTCGCCCGCCAACGGCGACCGCTACATCATCCCCGCAGGCGCCACCGGCGACTGGTCCGCCCACGCGGGAGAGATCGCCGTGCGCGTGGCGGGCGCCTGGGAGTACCACACGCCCTCTTTCGGCTGGCGGGCCTGGGTGCAGGATCAAAACGCCGAGGCCGTGCGCGGCCCATCCTCCTGGGAACTGGTCAGCCGGCCCCAATGGGTGGACCCGCCCGCGTCGGCCGCCGATCCGGGCATCCCGGGCCAGATGGCCTTTGACGCCGGCTATCTTTACCTCTGCGTGGCCGCCGATACCTGGGTGCGGGCGGCCGTCGCCGCCTGGAGCTGA